The following are encoded together in the Synchiropus splendidus isolate RoL2022-P1 chromosome 7, RoL_Sspl_1.0, whole genome shotgun sequence genome:
- the si:ch211-113d22.2 gene encoding uncharacterized protein si:ch211-113d22.2 isoform X2, protein MKTALLLLLFLSLACNSHALKCHTCAASSEDDCNKQGSTVCPQYADACATITGTNAVLKSCTYKAFCDKARDSSSAAKMECCFGDNCNGPHKSHSHWDQHQRSSAVVATSNPVLLFSALLLLRLGCSQM, encoded by the exons ATGAAGActgctctgctcctgctgctcttcctctctctggcaTGCAACA GCCACGCCCTGAAATGCCACACGTGCGCAGCATCCAGCGAGGACGACTGCAACAAACAGGGCTCCACCGTGTGTCCACAGTACGCTGACGCCTGCGCCACCATCACCGGAACCA ACGCCGTGCTCAAGTCATGCACCTACAAGGCTTTCTGCGACAAAGCACGCGACAGCAGCTCGGCAGCCAAGATGGAGTGCTGCTTTGGGGACAATTGCAACGGGCCCCACAAGAGCCACAGCCACTGGGATCAGCACCAGCGCAGCAGCGCCGTGGTGGCGACCTCCAACCCCGTCCTGCTGTTCagcgctctgctgctgctgcgtctcggCTGCAGCCAGATGTGA
- the si:ch211-113d22.2 gene encoding uncharacterized protein si:ch211-113d22.2 isoform X1, with product MKTALLLLLFLSLACNTVLCCSPCEGHALKCHTCAASSEDDCNKQGSTVCPQYADACATITGTNAVLKSCTYKAFCDKARDSSSAAKMECCFGDNCNGPHKSHSHWDQHQRSSAVVATSNPVLLFSALLLLRLGCSQM from the exons ATGAAGActgctctgctcctgctgctcttcctctctctggcaTGCAACA CTGTTCTCTGTTGCTCTCCCTGTGAAGGCCACGCCCTGAAATGCCACACGTGCGCAGCATCCAGCGAGGACGACTGCAACAAACAGGGCTCCACCGTGTGTCCACAGTACGCTGACGCCTGCGCCACCATCACCGGAACCA ACGCCGTGCTCAAGTCATGCACCTACAAGGCTTTCTGCGACAAAGCACGCGACAGCAGCTCGGCAGCCAAGATGGAGTGCTGCTTTGGGGACAATTGCAACGGGCCCCACAAGAGCCACAGCCACTGGGATCAGCACCAGCGCAGCAGCGCCGTGGTGGCGACCTCCAACCCCGTCCTGCTGTTCagcgctctgctgctgctgcgtctcggCTGCAGCCAGATGTGA